The Punica granatum isolate Tunisia-2019 chromosome 4, ASM765513v2, whole genome shotgun sequence genome has a window encoding:
- the LOC116202371 gene encoding keratinocyte proline-rich protein-like isoform X2, which produces MEKKVTKMLIKVDLQCWKCYQKIKKVLCEFPQIRDQIYDEKQNTVMITVVCCSPEKIKQKICCKARDIILGIEIIPEKPKGQPAPPPKPPQPAPKPVPLPAPEPAPKPSPPPKSPEPAPKPAPPPKGPKPAPPKAPGPCCPMPQPAGYIPVYGVGICCCPPCYMGYGPCHQGCGRPPPMCNDGCGRPACECPGGNPMCYDGCGRPANECQGGNPMCYDGCGRPAYECQGGNPMCYDGCGRPAYECQGGNRNYYVSRCDYFNEENASGCTIM; this is translated from the exons ATGGAGAAGAAG GTCACGAAAATGTTAATAAAGGTAGACCTTCAGTGCTGGAAATGTTACCAGAAGATCAAGAAGGTCCTCTGCGAATTCCCCC AAATCCGGGACCAGATTTACGACGAGAAGCAGAACACGGTGATGATCACAGTGGTGTGCTGCAGCCCTGAGAAGATCAAGCAGAAGATTTGCTGCAAGGCAAGGGATATCATTCTGGGAATTGAGATCATCCCGGAAAAGCCCAAAGGACAGCCAGCTCCCCCTCCCAAGCCACCTCAACCGGCTCCAAAACCGGTTCCGCTGCCCGCCCCTGAACCAGCTCCAAAACCGTCTCCACCACCCAAATCACCTGAACCAGCTCCAAAACCAGCTCCACCACCCAAGGGGCCCAAACCAGCGCCCCCAAAAGCACCTGGGCCGTGCTGTCCGATGCCTCAGCCAGCCGGATATATACCTGTTTATGGAGTTGGGATATGTTGTTGCCCCCCATGTTACATGGGGTATGGCCCGTGCCACCAGGGATGTGGTAGGCCCCCCCCAATGTGCAATGACGGATGCGGAAGACCAGCTTGTGAGTGCCCGGGCGGAAACCCAATGTGCTATGACGGATGCGGAAGACCAGCTAATGAGTGCCAGGGCGGAAACCCAATGTGCTATGACGGATGCGGAAGACCAGCTTATGAGTGCCAGGGCGGAAACCCAATGTGCTATGACGGATGCGGAAGACCAGCTTATGAGTGCCAAGGTGGAAACCGCAATTATTATGTGAGTCGCTGCGACTACTTTAATGAAGAAAATGCTTCAGgatgcaccatcatgtaa
- the LOC116202371 gene encoding keratinocyte proline-rich protein-like isoform X1: MLPEDQEGPLRIPPEIRDQIYDEKQNTVMITVVCCSPEKIKQKICCKARDIILGIEIIPEKPKGQPAPPPKPPQPAPKPVPLPAPEPAPKPSPPPKSPEPAPKPAPPPKGPKPAPPKAPGPCCPMPQPAGYIPVYGVGICCCPPCYMGYGPCHQGCGRPPPMCNDGCGRPACECPGGNPMCYDGCGRPANECQGGNPMCYDGCGRPAYECQGGNPMCYDGCGRPAYECQGGNRNYYVSRCDYFNEENASGCTIM; encoded by the exons ATGTTACCAGAAGATCAAGAAGGTCCTCTGCGAATTCCCCC AGAAATCCGGGACCAGATTTACGACGAGAAGCAGAACACGGTGATGATCACAGTGGTGTGCTGCAGCCCTGAGAAGATCAAGCAGAAGATTTGCTGCAAGGCAAGGGATATCATTCTGGGAATTGAGATCATCCCGGAAAAGCCCAAAGGACAGCCAGCTCCCCCTCCCAAGCCACCTCAACCGGCTCCAAAACCGGTTCCGCTGCCCGCCCCTGAACCAGCTCCAAAACCGTCTCCACCACCCAAATCACCTGAACCAGCTCCAAAACCAGCTCCACCACCCAAGGGGCCCAAACCAGCGCCCCCAAAAGCACCTGGGCCGTGCTGTCCGATGCCTCAGCCAGCCGGATATATACCTGTTTATGGAGTTGGGATATGTTGTTGCCCCCCATGTTACATGGGGTATGGCCCGTGCCACCAGGGATGTGGTAGGCCCCCCCCAATGTGCAATGACGGATGCGGAAGACCAGCTTGTGAGTGCCCGGGCGGAAACCCAATGTGCTATGACGGATGCGGAAGACCAGCTAATGAGTGCCAGGGCGGAAACCCAATGTGCTATGACGGATGCGGAAGACCAGCTTATGAGTGCCAGGGCGGAAACCCAATGTGCTATGACGGATGCGGAAGACCAGCTTATGAGTGCCAAGGTGGAAACCGCAATTATTATGTGAGTCGCTGCGACTACTTTAATGAAGAAAATGCTTCAGgatgcaccatcatgtaa